Proteins from a genomic interval of Oharaeibacter diazotrophicus:
- a CDS encoding glycosyltransferase — protein sequence MLLGCFWPGNDASGPNQSFRGLATALGDAFDFSVVAASGPPGAAPLVDARADWRDLGFARARYLDDGRFGARGLARLLRETPHDVLCLNSVFDRGYTLPALTLRRLGLIPRRPTLLSPRGEFDDGALAIRSARKRAFLALAGRSGLWSGVTFHATGEAEAAAMRAGLGPNRPIVVAPNVRLPIETRFEPAGDDRLRIAFVGRIVPIKRLDFALEVLAKVRVPVVLDVYGPAEDEAHARACFERAAALPAHVAVRRHGAVDGAAVAAALGRADLFLSPTGGENFGHAIYEALACGVPVVISDRTPWRDLAAATAGWDLSLDRPDDFVAAIERFAAMPPGERARWRAGARARALAWTEASGAVAANRRMLAALAGTTGDPRP from the coding sequence TGGTGGCGGCGAGCGGCCCGCCGGGCGCCGCGCCGCTGGTCGACGCCCGTGCCGACTGGCGCGACCTCGGCTTCGCCCGCGCCCGCTACCTCGACGACGGCCGGTTCGGCGCGCGCGGCCTCGCCCGGCTGCTCCGCGAGACCCCGCACGACGTGCTCTGCCTCAACAGCGTGTTCGACCGCGGCTACACCCTGCCGGCCCTGACGCTGCGCCGGCTCGGCCTGATCCCGCGGCGGCCGACGCTGCTGTCGCCGCGCGGCGAGTTCGACGACGGCGCGCTGGCGATCCGATCGGCGCGCAAGCGCGCCTTCCTCGCGCTCGCCGGCCGCTCGGGCCTGTGGTCGGGCGTGACCTTCCACGCCACCGGCGAGGCCGAGGCGGCGGCAATGCGCGCCGGCCTCGGCCCGAACCGCCCGATCGTGGTCGCTCCCAACGTCCGCCTGCCGATCGAGACCCGTTTCGAGCCGGCGGGCGACGACCGCCTGCGCATCGCCTTCGTCGGGCGGATCGTGCCGATCAAGCGGCTCGACTTCGCCCTTGAGGTCCTCGCCAAGGTCCGCGTTCCGGTCGTCCTCGACGTCTACGGCCCGGCCGAGGACGAGGCCCACGCCCGGGCCTGTTTCGAACGGGCCGCGGCGTTGCCGGCGCACGTCGCCGTCCGCCGGCACGGTGCCGTCGACGGCGCAGCCGTCGCCGCCGCGCTCGGGCGCGCCGACCTGTTCCTGTCGCCGACCGGCGGCGAGAATTTCGGCCACGCCATCTACGAGGCGCTCGCCTGCGGCGTGCCGGTGGTGATCAGCGACCGCACGCCCTGGCGCGACCTCGCCGCCGCCACCGCCGGCTGGGACCTCTCGCTCGACCGGCCCGACGACTTCGTCGCCGCGATCGAGCGCTTCGCCGCGATGCCGCCCGGCGAACGCGCCCGCTGGCGCGCCGGCGCCCGGGCGCGCGCGCTCGCCTGGACCGAGGCGAGCGGTGCCGTCGCCGCCAATCGCCGGATGCTCGCCGCCCTCGCCGGCACGACAGGAGACCCGCGGCCATGA